A single window of Streptomyces griseoviridis DNA harbors:
- a CDS encoding DUF1996 domain-containing protein translates to MLGGGGLVAANVYASATEGGSGAQTTRTESAGGATTVDCPDVGAELTDVPEPARARVDQELAAMDAQIAETYQRMRGDGSDDVMAALKQKRSESLGRIGDAIEEAGERPEGLDDLAGCSWSRPEEQQPGDQGQDQGQGQGQGGDQGQEPAGEQPGGQGGNGPVAADYADINSVQPNAPAPDLSSFRSKGTFTTSCGVNENGLFNSDNVIVAPGVSNGAHHFHDYVGNQSNTAFASDDDLSGADTSCVDKGDKSSYFWPVLRLQNGTQERDAGAPGGGTEGNAGEIVTAKQATMTFIGNPRSEVKAIPRLMRIITGDAKAFVNGPGNANASWSCTGFEDRQLKDKYPLCPQGSDVVRTFRFQSCWDGRNTDSANHRTHVAFADAAGNCPNDFVAIPQLVQRIVYDVDAPSLADGGRTTPLFAVDSFPEQLHKPVTDHGDFINVFDEKLMDEVVSCVNDGKQCGAGTGGGNGGGGDNGGNGGGAGEEPSEQPTQQPSEQPTQQPAETPGNGGNGGNGGKGDNGGKGDGGGKGDGGGAQQTAAPTASAPAGDRADDEPAGDTPAQANPSEPKVLASASAEPSEAAGAADASGGSGGDQSPRQPQGEPTGEGVPIAGGQSEPQAVQGDLAETGTTLWPAAAGTVLLIGGLVLLTRTRRQYAR, encoded by the coding sequence GGTGGACTGCCCCGACGTCGGCGCGGAGTTGACCGACGTGCCGGAGCCGGCCCGTGCCCGCGTCGACCAGGAACTGGCCGCCATGGACGCGCAGATCGCCGAGACCTACCAGCGGATGCGCGGCGACGGCTCCGACGACGTGATGGCCGCGCTGAAGCAGAAGCGGTCCGAGTCGCTCGGGCGGATCGGCGACGCGATCGAGGAGGCGGGGGAGCGCCCGGAGGGCCTCGACGACCTCGCCGGCTGCTCCTGGAGCCGCCCCGAGGAGCAGCAGCCCGGTGACCAGGGCCAGGACCAAGGCCAGGGGCAGGGGCAGGGCGGCGACCAGGGCCAGGAGCCTGCCGGTGAGCAGCCCGGCGGCCAGGGCGGCAACGGGCCGGTCGCCGCCGACTACGCCGACATCAACTCCGTCCAGCCCAACGCGCCCGCCCCCGACCTGAGTTCGTTCCGCTCCAAGGGCACCTTCACCACGAGCTGCGGTGTGAACGAGAACGGGCTGTTCAACTCGGACAACGTGATCGTCGCCCCCGGCGTCTCCAACGGCGCCCACCACTTCCACGACTACGTCGGCAACCAGTCCAACACCGCCTTCGCGAGCGACGACGACCTGTCGGGCGCCGACACCAGCTGTGTCGACAAGGGGGACAAGTCGTCCTACTTCTGGCCCGTGCTGCGGTTGCAGAACGGCACCCAGGAGCGCGACGCGGGAGCGCCGGGCGGCGGCACCGAGGGCAACGCGGGTGAGATCGTCACCGCCAAGCAGGCCACGATGACGTTCATCGGCAACCCGCGCAGCGAGGTCAAGGCCATTCCGCGGCTGATGCGGATCATCACCGGTGACGCCAAGGCGTTCGTCAACGGTCCGGGCAACGCCAACGCGTCCTGGAGCTGCACCGGGTTCGAGGACCGGCAGCTCAAGGACAAGTACCCGCTCTGCCCGCAGGGCAGCGACGTGGTCCGCACCTTCCGCTTCCAGAGCTGCTGGGACGGCCGCAACACCGACAGCGCCAACCACCGCACCCATGTGGCGTTCGCGGACGCGGCGGGCAACTGCCCGAACGACTTCGTCGCCATCCCGCAGTTGGTGCAGCGGATCGTCTACGACGTGGACGCCCCGAGCCTCGCCGACGGCGGCCGCACCACCCCGCTGTTCGCGGTCGACTCGTTCCCCGAGCAGCTGCACAAGCCGGTCACCGACCACGGCGACTTCATCAACGTCTTCGACGAGAAGCTGATGGACGAGGTCGTCAGCTGCGTCAACGACGGCAAGCAGTGCGGCGCGGGCACCGGTGGCGGCAACGGCGGTGGCGGCGACAACGGTGGCAACGGCGGCGGCGCGGGCGAGGAGCCCTCGGAGCAGCCCACCCAGCAGCCGTCGGAGCAGCCCACCCAGCAGCCTGCCGAGACCCCCGGCAACGGTGGCAACGGCGGCAACGGCGGCAAGGGTGACAACGGCGGGAAGGGTGACGGCGGCGGCAAGGGCGACGGCGGTGGCGCTCAGCAGACCGCCGCGCCCACGGCCTCCGCTCCCGCCGGCGACCGGGCCGACGACGAGCCGGCCGGTGACACCCCCGCCCAGGCGAACCCCAGTGAGCCCAAGGTGCTCGCCTCGGCCTCGGCCGAGCCCTCCGAGGCAGCCGGCGCGGCGGACGCCTCCGGCGGCTCGGGCGGCGACCAGTCCCCGCGGCAGCCGCAGGGCGAGCCGACGGGCGAGGGCGTCCCGATCGCCGGCGGCCAGAGCGAGCCGCAGGCGGTGCAGGGCGACCTCGCCGAGACGGGCACCACGCTGTGGCCCGCCGCGGCCGGCACCGTGCTGCTGATCGGCGGTCTCGTCCTGTTGACCCGCACCAGGCGCCAGTACGCGCGCTGA